One Carassius gibelio isolate Cgi1373 ecotype wild population from Czech Republic chromosome A20, carGib1.2-hapl.c, whole genome shotgun sequence DNA segment encodes these proteins:
- the LOC127938593 gene encoding phosphatidylinositol N-acetylglucosaminyltransferase subunit H-like: MAEEEFTDINGNLISLDCQTHSAFCREFTVTSPKLSLRKVMVYTCFIWLFAYAVFFFTENTAVLSSAIILTLVGMMIHIHFVKVDHETLLIIGSLGVQLSSSYASGRESTIFIEMSKLKDIVINEAVYMHSIIYYLCILIKDPADPETVASVVPLFQSSKPRLNCLVQVYRSCQEILAQTS; encoded by the exons ATGGCCGAGGAAGAGTTCACAGACATAAACGGCAACTTGATATCTTTAGACTGCCAAACTCACTCGGCTTTCTGCAGAGAGTTCACAGTCACCTCACCGAAGCTGTCTTTGCGTAAGGTGATGGTCTACACCTGCTTCATATGGTTATTTGCTTATGCTGTATTTTTCTTCACTGAG AACACGGCTGTCCTGTCGAGTGCCATTATCCTCACTTTGGTTGGGATGATGATTCATATTCACTTCGTGAAGGTGGACCATGAGACCCTTCTCATAATCGGTTCCCTCGGTGTCCAGCTGTCTTCATCTTATGCATCTGGGCGAGAAAGCACGATCTTCATTGAGATGAGCAAACTGAAAGACATCGTCATCAACGAGGCAGTTTATATG CACAGCATTATATACTATCTGTGCATTCTGATCAAGGACCCAGCTGATCCTGAAACAGTGGCCAGTGTTGTCCCTCTTTTCCAG AGTTCAAAGCCTCGGCTGAATTGTTTGGTTCAAGTGTACAGGAGCTGTCAAGAGATTTTGGCACAGACCAGTTGA